One genomic region from Pecten maximus chromosome 5, xPecMax1.1, whole genome shotgun sequence encodes:
- the LOC117327503 gene encoding glutathione gamma-glutamylcysteinyltransferase 2-like, giving the protein MTSQDQKPKPEFYRRVLPDGCIAFSSTEGKEIFKEALVSGHMCCYFKMAAQFSTQAEPAFCGLTTLVMILNALEVDPGKIWKGPWRWYHEDMLECCVSLQTIKEKGITYDQFVCLAACNSLEAESTRIDDSASLETFRDHVIRLSRQDDRFIALSYSRKTLGQTGDGHFSPVGGYHPGRDLVLVMDTARFKYPPHWVPLATIWEAMKPLDKSTGKSRGYCIVSKIHKDGSLRLFKLSNSFNVFLPCACTSGVSTFVYKWRECLTKDVVAMSSAHTDHVKPSDNMAIYERVVPSLLNSAGCIAQNECILTTFMDLANFSTEHHALKKSLLQQIECLELYSIVQSVLKSATSRSCLNIGSEGENKVMTSDGGCCGMSSSKRTKISDATLLPAHFIAVFILCWPYELYKVTGTVTVGDKMDSYVTKWMESTTSKEIKDEISQLKRQLLVLLKMRSTNLRQCDPATSRSKPCMTTTLCSVDK; this is encoded by the exons ATGACATCACAAGACCAGAAGCCCAAGCCCGAGTTTTATCGGAGAGTTCTGCCTGATGGATGTATCGCCTTTTCGTCCACAGAAGGTAAAGAGATCTTCAAGGAGGCTCTCGTGTCGGGTCACATGTGTTGCTATTTCAAAATGGCGGCACAGTTTAGTACTCAGGCAGAACCAGCTTTTTGTGGACTTACGACTCTTGTCATGATTCTGAACGCTCTCGAGGTGGATCCGGGGAAAATCTGGAAGGGCCCCTGGCGATGGTACCATGAGGACATGCTAGAATGTTGCGTATCTTTACAAACCATAAAAGAAAAAGGAATAACCTATGATCAGTTCGTTTGCCTGGCTGCTTGTAATTCCCTCGAAGCTGAATCAACAAGGATCGACGATTCCGCATCACTGGAAACATTTCGAGATCACGTGATCAGGCTAAGTAGACAAGATGACCGATTCATCGCTTTATCCTATAGCAGAAAGACCCTTGGTCAAACCGGGGACGGTCACTTTTCTCCCGTTGGAGGCTATCATCCGGGTAGAGACTTGGTATTGGTGATGGATACGGCTCGGTTCAAGTACCCTCCACACTGGGTTCCACTTGCTACTATTTGGGAAGCCATGAAGCCTCTCGATAAAAGCACAG GCAAGTCGAGAGGATATTGTATTGTGTCTAAAATCCACAAGGATGGTTCATTACGTTTATTCAAACTGTCCAATTCCTTCAACGTCTTTCTACCATGTGCCTGTACCAGCGGTGTCTCAACGTTCGTATACAAATGGCGAGAATGCTTGACAAAGGATGTGGTAGCTATGTCATCGGCTCACACAGATCATGTTAAACCTTCTGACAACATGGCCATCTATGAGCGAGTTGTTCCTTCGTTACTAAACAGTGCCGGATGCATTGCGCAGAATGAATGCATTCTCACTACATTCATGGATTTAGCGAATTTTTCAACCGAGCACCATGCATTGAAAAAGTCTTTGTTACAACAGATCGAATGTTTAGAGCTTTACAGCATTGTCCAAAGCGTTTTAAAGAGCGCAACTTCTCGTTCCTGTTTAAATATAGGAAGTGAGGGAGAGAACAAAGTCATGACATCAGACGGAGGATGCTGTGGGATGTCTTCTTCAAAACGTACGAAAATCTCAGATGCCACTTTGCTTCCGGCGCATTTTATTGCAGTCTTTATTCTGTGTTGGCCGTACGAACTGTACAAAGTCACAGGAACGGTGACAGTTGGAGACAAGATGGATTCATACGTCACCAAATGGATGGAAAGTACAACATCTAAAGAGATCAAAGATGAAATATCGCAGCTCAAAAGACAACTCTTGGTGTTGTTAAAAATGCGCTCGACAAACTTGCGCCAGTGTGACCCAGCTACTTCACGCAGCAAACCGTGTATGACCACTACACTATGTAGCGTGGACAAGTAA
- the LOC117328362 gene encoding glutathione gamma-glutamylcysteinyltransferase 3-like, which produces MPTFRILIEIASQSIPTSLYTPVAKNFYRTPKPKPEFYRRVLPDGCISFSSTEGKEIFKEALVTGHMCCYFKMAAQFSTQTEPAFCGLTTLVMILNALEIDPGKIWKAPWRWYHEDMLECCVSLQEMKEKGITYDQFVCLAACNSLEAESTRIDDSASLETFRDHVIRLSRQDDRFIALSYSRKTLGQTGDGHFSPVGGYHPDRDLVLVMDTARFKYPPHWVPLANIWEAMKPFDKSTGKSRGYCILSKNHKDGSNCRIHSMSSYHAFEPVVLILDKGRDSYASRAYR; this is translated from the exons ATGCCTACATTCCGTATTCTGATTGAAATAGCATCTCAGTCTATTCCTACATCGCTATACACACCTGTTGCGAAAAATTTCTATAGA ACTCCAAAGCCTAAACCCGAGTTTTATCGGAGAGTCCTGCCAGATGGTTGTATTTCCTTTTCGTCCACAGAAGGTAAAGAGATCTTCAAGGAGGCTCTCGTGACGGGTCACATGTGTTGCTATTTCAAAATGGCGGCACAGTTTAGCACTCAGACAGAACCAGCTTTTTGTGGACTCACGACTCTTGTCATGATTCTGAACGCTCTCGAGATAGATCCGGGGAAAATATGGAAGGCGCCCTGGCGATGGTACCATGAGGACATGCTAGAATGCTGTGTATCTTTACAGGAGATGAAAGAAAAAGGAATAACCTATGATCAGTTCGTTTGTCTGGCTGCTTGTAATTCCCTTGAAGCAGAATCAACAAGGATCGACGATTCCGCATCACTGGAAACATTTCGAGATCACGTGATCAGGCTAAGTAGACAAGATGACCGATTCATCGCCTTATCCTATAGCAGAAAGACCCTTGGTCAAACCGGGGACGGTCACTTTTCTCCCGTTGGAGGTTATCATCCTGACAGAGACCTGGTGTTGGTGATGGATACGGCCCGGTTCAAGTACCCTCCACACTGGGTTCCACTTGCTAATATTTGGGAAGCCATGAAGCCTTTCGATAAAAGCACGG GAAAGTCTAgaggatattgcattttgtcaaaaaatcACAAGGATGGTTCAAACTGTCGAATTCATTCAATGTCTTCCTATCATGCGTTTGAGCCAGTGGTGTTAATTCTTGACAAAGGACGTGACAGCTATGCAAGTAGGGCATACAGATGA